The genomic DNA TGCTGATAGACGGGCGGTGTCGGGGAGTGGACACCGTGAAGACAGGGGAAGCTGAGGAAAAACTGCGCGTTGCGCGGTTGGCTCTTGAGCGTGCGGAACGTCAACTAGGGGTGCGTTCACCGGCGCAATCGTCGATATTGCCTGAACGGTCGGGAACTGTGTATGCGCCAGTCATCCACGTTCCTCCGGTGGGGTTATGCATCATTCGGTGCCTCATCGACATTGTGCCACCTGCGGGGTGGGTGGGATTTGTTGGCATTCCCAATTTTGGATGGGAGGCTGCCTATAGACGAGGGGTTGATCTTTCTCGAGTGCTTGTCGTTCGTCATCCGGGGACGTGGGGTGCGCAGATCTGCGCTCTCATGCTTGACGCCCTTGATGTTGTGTGCGTTGGCGAGGTGGACATTCGTCTCCCTCAGCGACGCCGCTTGGCGGCGCGGGCCCGTCGCGATGGACGCACAGTGATGACAACGTGCGCGTGGCCAGGAATCTCGCGGCCCTGGTCCGGTGAATTACCCGCATGGCCGGTCGAAGCGATGCGATCTAGGGCTGAGACGGTTGACACCCAAGGATCGAGGAGGGCGGTCTGATGCGATATCTCGTATTGTGGGTGCCCGACTGGCCAACACATTCCCTGAGCCTCGACTGCGTGCCGGGAAGCCCGGTCATTGTGACCCGGCACGGGCGAGTCCTGATGATGAATCATGCCGCACGAGGACGAGGTATCCGAAGGGATATGCGGGTGTCAACGGCTCAACTCCTGTGCCCCGAAGTTATTGACCTTCCTCGTGATCCCGACAGAGAAGCCGTGGCCTTCGATCGAGTGTTTGATGCATTCACTCAGGTTGCCGCACGTGCCGCAATCATTCGTCCGGGCTTGGCGTGGGCGCCTGCCATCGGTCCGGCTCGTTGGGCAGGGGGAGAATATGAAGCCTGTGAAAAGGTCATCGAAACAGTCACAGATGCCACGGGAATCGAATGTTTCGTCGGTGTTGCCTCAGGACCTTTAGCAGCAATTGAGGCGGCGCGCCGCGGTGAGATTGTTACTGAAGAAGAAACTCAGACTTTTCTTACGCAGATCCCACTCAATCGGACGCTTGGACTGGTTCCTTCTGATCTTCAGGATGAGTGCGCGCAAACGCTTCGCACCTTGGAGACGCTGGGCGTGCGCACATGCGCCCAGCTCGTCAACGTGGGGAAACGTGCCCTCGTCACGCGCTTTGGTGCAGCGGGGCAGGTGCTCTTCACGCTGTGTTCCGGTGGAGAAATTTTTCTCCCGCAGGCACCCTCGCCCCTCCACGACATCACTATTGAGGTACTCATTGAGCAGGGCAGCAACACGATTGATTCGCTCGCCCTCCCTCTGCGCCGGGGAGCCGCCGACCTCGTCAACGCCTTAGATGCACAGTCCCTGTTCTCAGACACTCTCGTCGTGACAGTCATCAGTGAAAACGGTGATACTCGCACACGCACCTGGCAGTCTCCGGATCTCATGAACGTCGACACGATCACAGATCGGGTGCGATGGCAGCTCAAAGGGTGGGCGGAAAACCTGAGAGAATCCCCCACAGCGCAGGTATCACGTGTCATTCTCACAGCCTCAGGCCCACGCCTCGCGGTGAATATGGCAACGCTGTGGGGAAGGGAAGACTCGCATGAGAAGATCCTGCGAACTGGAGAACGTATTCAATCTCTTCTGGGCGTTGACGGATTGACGGTC from Schaalia sp. ZJ405 includes the following:
- a CDS encoding DNA polymerase Y family protein, whose translation is MRYLVLWVPDWPTHSLSLDCVPGSPVIVTRHGRVLMMNHAARGRGIRRDMRVSTAQLLCPEVIDLPRDPDREAVAFDRVFDAFTQVAARAAIIRPGLAWAPAIGPARWAGGEYEACEKVIETVTDATGIECFVGVASGPLAAIEAARRGEIVTEEETQTFLTQIPLNRTLGLVPSDLQDECAQTLRTLETLGVRTCAQLVNVGKRALVTRFGAAGQVLFTLCSGGEIFLPQAPSPLHDITIEVLIEQGSNTIDSLALPLRRGAADLVNALDAQSLFSDTLVVTVISENGDTRTRTWQSPDLMNVDTITDRVRWQLKGWAENLRESPTAQVSRVILTASGPRLAVNMATLWGREDSHEKILRTGERIQSLLGVDGLTVPHLHGGMDPRARITQIPWGTRAPVLGHREGEWEGSVTEAPDTLCDRPIPVEVFPRSMRPAVRVDRRGMLTGEPERMVLRARSGAQNSEETQREDAAWAERVLHDEIFAGRSTTPITMTDGPWVIHGRWWEDANTTEEKDDVEGKRAYIRVLTAQGVDILLVFRKGGWAIEGICTNETSAHRLENVKSE